In one Brevibacillus composti genomic region, the following are encoded:
- a CDS encoding IucA/IucC family C-terminal-domain containing protein, with the protein MGSDWNAAVLEQKYRILFADRTEAPLVFPAENLLRKETSMIFLRQVGEDIGSPTSIVTASLFFKRFLALVCGALHAMSWDSVGIDIALPNVVLTADKSWTLPRFVLRDAGVSRPQEGERALWREQYVRQIFQETVSPLIAALSAATKVREQILWSHTAYLLHFYYTRWQEAAPTLHLKRQMADDFFFLTKVADSSLLGGGKGRPFDTSYAEVPHPSGSGETIHIRRQCCYQYQVKGGRCCYTCPLLSDSERAESIRMHGS; encoded by the coding sequence ATGGGTTCCGATTGGAATGCAGCGGTTCTGGAGCAGAAATATCGCATCTTGTTTGCAGATCGGACAGAGGCTCCGCTTGTGTTCCCGGCTGAAAATCTGCTGCGCAAAGAGACGAGCATGATCTTTCTGCGTCAGGTCGGCGAAGATATCGGCTCTCCTACCAGCATCGTGACCGCGTCCCTCTTTTTCAAGCGGTTCCTGGCGCTCGTCTGCGGTGCCCTGCACGCCATGTCCTGGGACTCCGTGGGGATCGATATCGCTCTCCCCAATGTCGTCCTGACGGCGGACAAGAGCTGGACGCTGCCCCGGTTTGTTCTCAGGGATGCGGGTGTGAGCAGGCCCCAGGAAGGGGAGCGTGCCCTGTGGAGAGAGCAGTACGTCCGGCAGATTTTTCAGGAAACCGTCAGTCCGCTCATCGCCGCTCTTTCGGCCGCAACCAAAGTTCGTGAGCAGATTCTCTGGTCGCATACGGCCTATCTGCTGCATTTTTACTACACCCGATGGCAGGAGGCGGCCCCGACCCTTCATTTGAAACGGCAGATGGCCGACGATTTCTTCTTTTTGACCAAAGTGGCCGACTCTTCCTTATTGGGAGGGGGAAAAGGCAGGCCGTTTGATACCAGCTATGCAGAAGTCCCTCACCCGTCCGGAAGCGGAGAGACGATCCACATCCGGCGCCAATGCTGTTATCAGTATCAGGTAAAGGGAGGGCGGTGCTGCTATACATGCCCGCTTCTGAGCGATTCCGAGCGTGCGGAAAGCATACGCATGCACGGTAGCTAA
- a CDS encoding methyl-accepting chemotaxis protein, which produces MKISIGKKLLGAFSVLLIIMVLSGAMAVLKMYQLNEKVSEFTSSWLPGLEAIMQINTELQTIYAYDQSLYSTVDKAEKEGIIKQIDEHFAMIDQKIAIYETTIQSEEERQIFLKLKRTLAEYKTFNTLAVESGRRVDVSTPATPEILLQLEELKKQSDVLFAERKEYVDQLIRLNSEGSQEATRVSNQIYQEGIRDNLILLAISLAGGIALAVLLTRNIRTPLNKLVENVKEVAAGNLRVEPLRIKNRDELAVLTDSFNEMTGNLQMLIRQVSTTSEQVASSAEELTASADQTSKATEQIAVIVQEVAAGTDRQVKSVGDGATAVREMTSSIQHIAVNAQSASQTAVQVADIAGEGNQAIQAAVRQMNAIHESIRELAGSVEGLGAHSQAIGQIIEVITGIAEQTNLLALNAAIEAARAGEHGRGFAVVADEVRKLAEQSSKSASQIAQLIKTIQEETTRAVASMEAGNREVQSGIQVVHQAGDTFDRIQMSIRNVTEQIQDVSASAQQVSAHTDQVLDVMNLISEVSGTAAEGTQSVSAATEEQLASMEEIASSATALSKMAEELQVTVARFKV; this is translated from the coding sequence ATGAAAATTTCAATCGGAAAAAAATTGTTGGGTGCCTTTTCCGTCTTACTGATCATCATGGTGCTATCCGGAGCGATGGCAGTGTTAAAAATGTACCAGCTGAATGAGAAGGTCTCCGAATTTACCAGCAGCTGGCTCCCCGGACTGGAAGCCATCATGCAGATAAACACCGAATTGCAAACCATCTACGCCTACGATCAAAGCCTCTATTCGACCGTAGATAAAGCTGAAAAAGAGGGAATAATCAAACAGATCGATGAGCACTTTGCCATGATCGATCAAAAAATAGCAATCTACGAGACTACCATTCAAAGCGAGGAAGAACGGCAAATCTTCCTGAAGCTGAAACGGACGCTGGCCGAATACAAGACGTTTAACACCCTGGCTGTCGAATCTGGGAGAAGAGTGGATGTCTCCACCCCGGCGACACCGGAGATCCTGCTCCAGTTGGAAGAGCTGAAGAAACAGTCGGATGTGCTGTTTGCTGAACGCAAGGAGTACGTCGACCAACTGATCCGGCTCAACAGCGAGGGCAGCCAAGAAGCGACGAGGGTGAGCAACCAGATCTATCAGGAAGGCATCCGCGACAACTTGATCCTCCTGGCGATCTCGCTTGCCGGCGGCATCGCGCTGGCAGTCCTGCTGACCCGAAACATCCGGACGCCGCTGAACAAATTGGTGGAAAATGTGAAAGAGGTAGCCGCCGGAAATCTGCGCGTAGAGCCGCTGCGAATCAAAAACCGCGATGAGCTGGCTGTCCTGACCGACTCTTTCAATGAAATGACCGGCAATCTGCAGATGTTGATACGCCAGGTGAGCACGACATCCGAGCAGGTGGCTTCGTCCGCTGAGGAGCTGACGGCGAGTGCCGACCAGACGAGCAAGGCGACGGAGCAGATTGCGGTCATCGTGCAGGAAGTGGCAGCCGGAACCGATCGCCAGGTCAAAAGCGTGGGTGACGGGGCGACGGCTGTCCGCGAGATGACCTCCAGCATCCAGCACATCGCCGTCAATGCGCAAAGCGCCTCCCAGACCGCCGTGCAGGTAGCCGACATCGCAGGTGAAGGCAATCAGGCCATCCAGGCGGCCGTCCGCCAGATGAATGCGATTCACGAATCGATCCGTGAACTGGCCGGCTCGGTGGAAGGTCTGGGCGCGCACTCGCAGGCGATCGGCCAAATTATCGAAGTGATCACCGGCATCGCCGAGCAGACCAATCTGCTTGCGCTCAATGCGGCGATTGAAGCGGCGCGCGCAGGCGAGCACGGACGGGGCTTTGCCGTCGTGGCGGATGAAGTGCGCAAGCTGGCCGAACAGTCATCAAAGTCCGCTTCCCAGATCGCCCAGCTGATCAAGACGATCCAGGAAGAGACGACGCGGGCTGTCGCGTCGATGGAGGCCGGCAATCGCGAAGTGCAGTCCGGCATCCAGGTGGTTCATCAGGCAGGGGATACCTTTGACCGAATCCAGATGTCGATCCGGAATGTAACCGAACAGATTCAAGATGTCTCCGCCTCCGCTCAGCAAGTGTCGGCCCATACCGACCAGGTCCTGGATGTCATGAATCTGATCTCCGAGGTATCCGGCACAGCGGCCGAAGGGACGCAAAGTGTTTCGGCCGCCACAGAGGAACAGCTGGCCTCCATGGAGGAGATCGCTTCTTCGGCTACGGCTCTGTCCAAGATGGCGGAGGAACTGCAGGTGACCGTCGCCAGGTTCAAGGTGTAG
- the solA gene encoding N-methyl-L-tryptophan oxidase, which produces MKHYDAIIVGAGSMGMAAGYYLAKQGIATLLIDASDPPHQLGSHHGDTRIIRHAYGEGERYVPLTIRAKELWRELEEESGQTLFVQTGVLNAGPAPIPFIQQVRQSAERFSLPMEVLAADELSRRWPGIQVPDDFIGCFEPTSGVLYSEECIRAYRRLALRHGAELLTYERVKEIQARPDGAVVVTGQGAYSCDKLLVSAGAWNPDLLSPLGLSLPLTPTRKTVSWYDADEELYREGRFPAFIFQLPDAAYYGFPSIAWAGVKIGRHDGGLPVHPDELDRTFGTDPADEADTRSFLERFMPRAAGPLRQGRVCLYTFTPDEDFIIDQHPAYRHIVIAAGFSGHGFKFASAVGEAASQLLLHGASVHNLSPFAINRWQREAQG; this is translated from the coding sequence GTGAAACATTACGATGCGATCATCGTCGGCGCGGGCTCCATGGGCATGGCGGCCGGCTACTATTTGGCCAAACAAGGAATCGCCACCTTGCTGATCGACGCTTCCGATCCGCCCCATCAGCTGGGCAGCCACCACGGCGACACGCGCATTATCAGACACGCCTATGGCGAGGGCGAGCGGTATGTCCCGCTGACGATCCGGGCCAAGGAATTGTGGAGAGAGCTGGAGGAAGAGAGCGGCCAAACCCTGTTCGTGCAGACAGGCGTGCTGAATGCTGGCCCGGCGCCTATCCCTTTCATCCAGCAGGTTCGCCAGAGTGCCGAGCGCTTCTCGCTGCCGATGGAGGTGCTTGCTGCCGATGAGTTGAGCAGACGCTGGCCGGGGATCCAGGTCCCGGATGATTTTATCGGCTGCTTCGAGCCGACTTCAGGCGTGCTGTACAGCGAGGAATGCATCCGCGCCTATCGCCGGCTAGCCCTCCGGCACGGCGCGGAGCTGCTCACATACGAACGGGTGAAAGAGATTCAGGCGCGGCCGGACGGAGCCGTCGTCGTAACCGGGCAGGGAGCCTACAGCTGCGACAAGCTGTTGGTCAGTGCAGGCGCATGGAACCCGGATCTGCTCTCTCCCCTCGGCCTGTCCCTGCCGCTCACGCCTACGCGCAAGACGGTCTCCTGGTACGATGCCGACGAGGAGCTTTACCGGGAGGGGCGTTTTCCCGCCTTCATTTTCCAACTGCCTGACGCCGCCTATTACGGTTTCCCCAGCATTGCCTGGGCCGGGGTAAAAATCGGGCGTCACGACGGCGGACTGCCCGTGCATCCGGACGAGCTGGACCGCACCTTTGGCACAGACCCGGCGGATGAGGCGGACACCCGCTCATTTTTAGAGCGCTTCATGCCGCGTGCCGCAGGTCCGCTTCGCCAAGGACGGGTATGCTTGTACACCTTTACGCCGGATGAGGATTTCATCATCGACCAGCATCCGGCATACCGCCATATCGTCATCGCCGCCGGTTTCTCCGGACATGGCTTTAAATTTGCCAGCGCGGTCGGAGAAGCGGCCAGCCAGCTGCTGCTGCACGGCGCGTCTGTGCACAATCTCTCCCCCTTTGCCATCAACCGCTGGCAGAGAGAGGCTCAGGGATAG
- a CDS encoding protein-glutamine gamma-glutamyltransferase, whose amino-acid sequence MIRIAGMPADPASLAREWQVNHVQQEILQRMARGPEVFDYPAADFLRFELRLRGQIVISAQQLYRSGLAFATFEETRCHLTYWERTDFGGCQLRPQVPPSVAIEDIFRNGRSYALECATAMVIILYHAVMQTIRRSDFDRMFQNLLLYDWRYDPDLQLTTAPTQTFLPGDILYFDNPDHLPETPEWQGENAVFLGNGLYYGHGVGIHDAEGIIRHLNDRRRPGALRTAHLLNQATRPGFGYLAQFEDPSAHARLIGGAGPAYEELIRAEIGLMAWEG is encoded by the coding sequence ATGATCAGGATCGCGGGAATGCCAGCCGACCCGGCGTCATTGGCCCGTGAATGGCAAGTCAACCACGTTCAGCAAGAAATTTTGCAAAGAATGGCCCGCGGACCGGAAGTGTTCGATTATCCGGCGGCCGATTTTTTGCGGTTTGAGCTGAGGCTGCGCGGTCAGATTGTCATCTCTGCGCAGCAGCTTTACCGCAGCGGCCTCGCTTTTGCCACCTTTGAAGAGACGCGATGCCATCTGACCTATTGGGAACGCACCGATTTTGGAGGATGTCAGCTGCGTCCGCAGGTGCCGCCTTCCGTCGCGATCGAAGATATTTTTCGCAATGGGCGCTCCTACGCGCTGGAATGCGCGACCGCGATGGTGATCATCCTCTATCACGCGGTCATGCAGACCATTCGCCGCTCTGATTTCGACCGGATGTTCCAGAATCTGCTGCTCTACGATTGGCGGTATGACCCTGATTTGCAGCTCACGACCGCGCCGACACAGACGTTTTTGCCGGGTGACATTTTATATTTCGACAATCCGGACCATCTGCCGGAGACGCCCGAATGGCAGGGGGAGAATGCGGTCTTTCTCGGAAATGGGCTGTATTACGGGCATGGCGTCGGAATCCATGATGCAGAAGGGATCATTCGCCACTTGAATGACAGGCGCAGGCCGGGTGCACTGAGGACCGCCCACCTGCTCAACCAGGCGACGAGGCCGGGCTTTGGCTACTTGGCCCAGTTCGAAGATCCGTCCGCCCATGCGCGTCTGATCGGCGGAGCGGGGCCGGCGTATGAGGAGTTGATCCGCGCCGAGATCGGGCTCATGGCGTGGGAAGGTTAA
- a CDS encoding LrgB family protein → MILWKISSLAITVALYAAAKRIHAKKPGLLRSPAILAPLGIVLLTLVFQMPFDAYKASTSSLTGMLDVVTVAFAIPLYRNWPILAANWRLIVGSLALGSLTAVLAGVVGTVFLGLGAEAAISVIPRSITMPVAVNLSSALGGTPELTAAFVMLTSFAGVFLGPRIIKRMRLRHPLAIGLMYGMGAHALGMVKAFEQGDLEGGSATLAVIAGALITVVWAYLFFPAVQSWLM, encoded by the coding sequence GTGATTCTGTGGAAAATCTCTAGTCTCGCGATTACCGTGGCCTTGTATGCGGCAGCCAAGCGCATCCATGCGAAAAAGCCGGGTCTGCTTCGTTCACCGGCGATACTGGCGCCGCTCGGCATCGTGCTGCTCACTCTGGTTTTTCAGATGCCTTTTGATGCATACAAGGCGTCCACCTCATCGCTGACGGGCATGCTGGATGTCGTCACCGTCGCCTTTGCGATTCCGCTCTACCGCAATTGGCCCATTCTGGCGGCCAACTGGCGATTGATCGTGGGGAGCCTGGCCCTCGGCTCGTTGACCGCCGTTCTCGCCGGTGTCGTCGGCACCGTTTTCCTCGGGTTGGGGGCGGAGGCGGCCATCAGTGTGATCCCGCGGTCCATCACGATGCCGGTGGCGGTCAATTTGTCGTCCGCGCTGGGCGGAACTCCCGAGCTGACGGCGGCGTTTGTCATGCTGACCAGCTTTGCGGGCGTTTTCCTGGGGCCTCGCATCATCAAAAGGATGCGGCTTCGCCATCCGCTGGCGATCGGATTGATGTACGGGATGGGCGCCCATGCGCTGGGAATGGTCAAAGCCTTTGAACAGGGCGATCTGGAGGGCGGCAGTGCGACGCTGGCCGTCATCGCCGGTGCGCTGATCACGGTCGTCTGGGCGTATCTGTTTTTTCCGGCTGTCCAATCGTGGCTGATGTAG
- a CDS encoding CidA/LrgA family protein, with protein MKKWLRALSQIVILFAFAWLGKGAAALFQLHIPGSLIGLGLLFTALQSGLIRLSWVESGAALLLSEMILFFIPSIAGIVQYPWMLGIKGLLVLAVVISGTALVMIATGVLAERIYRWSGVREPRDSVENL; from the coding sequence TTGAAAAAATGGCTCAGGGCTTTGTCGCAAATCGTGATCCTCTTCGCATTTGCCTGGCTGGGAAAAGGGGCAGCCGCCCTCTTCCAGCTGCATATACCTGGCAGCCTGATCGGTTTGGGACTGTTGTTTACGGCCCTGCAATCCGGCTTGATCCGATTGAGCTGGGTGGAGAGCGGAGCGGCTCTCTTGCTCTCCGAAATGATCCTGTTCTTTATCCCTTCGATCGCGGGAATCGTGCAATACCCGTGGATGCTGGGCATTAAGGGACTGCTGGTACTTGCGGTCGTCATCAGCGGGACAGCGCTCGTCATGATCGCGACCGGTGTCCTGGCGGAGCGGATCTACCGCTGGAGCGGGGTGAGAGAGCCGCGTGATTCTGTGGAAAATCTCTAG
- a CDS encoding LysR family transcriptional regulator, whose protein sequence is MDIRQLQYFAEVAKQRSFTRAAEVLHVSQPSISKMIKSLETELGVVLLDRSERKIELTDAGHLVYEHAQRILQLVGDLTSSVEELLQVERGFIRLGLLPTVGAFLLPAAIARFKQRYPQIELEMREYSAKPLEVQVEQGHIDIGLTVLPVNEERFEAIPLRAEELVAIVYPGHELFGRESVNLTDLRDESFVLFTEEYAMHDVVRQACLQAGFEPKVAYMSSLWDFVGEMVAARMGISLVPRSVAERLHRGKLHIVPLSWPPIDWTYALICRKDRYLSHAARAFIGFVRDHVVP, encoded by the coding sequence ATGGATATCAGACAGCTTCAATATTTTGCCGAAGTGGCAAAGCAACGCAGTTTTACCCGTGCAGCCGAGGTGCTGCACGTCTCTCAGCCGTCCATCAGCAAGATGATCAAAAGCCTGGAAACGGAACTGGGCGTGGTGCTCCTCGACCGCAGCGAGCGCAAAATCGAATTGACCGATGCCGGCCACCTGGTCTACGAACACGCCCAGCGCATCCTCCAGCTGGTCGGCGATCTAACCAGCTCCGTCGAGGAGTTGCTGCAGGTGGAGCGGGGCTTCATCCGTCTGGGCCTGCTCCCGACAGTGGGGGCCTTTTTGCTGCCGGCTGCCATCGCCCGCTTCAAACAGCGGTACCCGCAGATCGAGCTGGAGATGCGGGAGTACAGTGCCAAACCGCTGGAGGTACAGGTGGAGCAAGGCCATATCGATATCGGCTTGACCGTGCTCCCGGTGAATGAGGAGCGCTTCGAAGCGATCCCGCTTCGCGCCGAGGAGCTGGTCGCCATCGTCTATCCCGGACATGAGCTGTTCGGCCGGGAAAGCGTCAATCTCACGGACCTGAGAGACGAGTCGTTCGTCCTGTTTACAGAAGAGTACGCCATGCATGACGTCGTCCGCCAAGCCTGCCTGCAAGCGGGCTTTGAGCCGAAGGTCGCCTACATGAGTTCGCTGTGGGATTTTGTCGGCGAAATGGTGGCGGCGCGGATGGGCATCTCGCTAGTCCCCCGCTCGGTGGCGGAGCGTCTGCACCGGGGAAAATTGCATATCGTCCCGCTGTCCTGGCCGCCGATTGACTGGACCTACGCGCTGATCTGCCGCAAGGATCGCTACCTCTCCCATGCAGCCCGGGCATTCATCGGCTTTGTGCGGGATCACGTTGTTCCATAG
- a CDS encoding DsrE family protein: MKNKVILIASDQFGKGEPELGAAVLENFLVQLKQAEQKPVAIFCMNRGVYTLTDHSLSHLHLKELEEQGVPVFGCKTCVEHYGLVDELKAGKIAGLNHFMELAGQHEVFTIS; encoded by the coding sequence ATGAAAAACAAAGTAATTTTGATTGCTTCCGACCAATTTGGAAAAGGAGAGCCGGAACTGGGAGCGGCCGTGTTGGAGAATTTTCTCGTCCAACTGAAGCAGGCCGAGCAAAAGCCCGTGGCCATTTTCTGCATGAATCGGGGCGTCTACACGCTGACCGATCACTCGCTCTCTCATCTCCACTTAAAGGAGCTGGAGGAACAGGGGGTTCCTGTCTTTGGTTGCAAAACCTGTGTGGAGCATTACGGGCTGGTCGATGAACTGAAAGCGGGAAAAATTGCGGGATTGAATCACTTTATGGAGCTGGCCGGTCAGCACGAAGTATTCACCATCTCCTGA